The following is a genomic window from Bacillus sp. V2I10.
TACGTACATTGTTACCTGGGCGCTTGGGCATCTTGTGACGCATGCAGATCCTGAGGCTTACAGTGATTCTTATAAAACGTGGAAAATGGAAGACCTTCCGATGCTCCCGAAGGAACTGAAGCTTGTCGTTATTAAAAAAACAAGCAAACAATTTCACGCAGTTAAAGCTTTATTAAACCGGAAAGACGTAACGGAAATCGTCATTGCAACAGACGCAGGACGGGAAGGCGAGCTTGTTGCAAGGTGGATTATTGAAAAGGCTCATGTTCATAAACCGATTAAGCGACTTTGGATTTCATCTGTAACGGATAAAGCCATTAAAGAGGGATTCAAAAAGCTGAAAAACGGCAGAGAATATGAAAATTTATATTATTCTGCAGTCGCGAGAGCAGAGGCTGACTGGATTGTCGGCATGAATGCTACCCGTGCTTTGACAACAAAACACAATGCACAGCTTTCATCAGGCAGAGTTCAAACACCTACACTTGCCATTATAGCCGAGCGGGAAAATGAAATTAAGCAATTTAAACCGAAGGCCTATTACGGTTTAAAAGCAAATACAAGCGCAGGCCTGCATCTTGTATGGCAGGATGCAAAAACGAAGGATATTAAGACATTTGATAAAGAGAAAATCGATTCATTGGATAAACAGCTTGCTGATAAGGACGCAGTGATTATCTCTGCAGACAAAGCTTATAAGAAGACTTTTTCTCCGGGCCTCTACGATTTAACAGAGCTGCAGCGCGATGCAAATAAACGTTTTGGCTATTCTGCAAAAGAGACTCTTTCCATTATGCAAAAGCTGTATGAACAGCATAAAGTTCTGACATATCCGAGAACAGACTCCCGTTACCTCAGCTCAGATATTGTCGAAACGCTAAGCGAAAGAGTAAAAGCATGCGGGGTAAAGCCATATGCAAAAGCAGCGATGAAAATTCTTCAAAAACCAATAAAGGGCAATCCTTCATTTGTAGATGACAGCAAGGTATCTGATCACCATGCCATCATTCCGACAGAGGAAACGGTGATTGCGTCTGCCTTCAGTGATAAGGAAAGAAAAATATATGATCTGGTTGTCAAACGGTTCCTTGCTGTTTTATCTCCCCCTTTTGAGTACGAACAAACAACCATTACTTGCAAAATTGGACAGGAAACGTTTCTTGCAAAAGGAA
Proteins encoded in this region:
- a CDS encoding DNA topoisomerase III is translated as MGKIIVLAEKPSVGRDLARVLQCGKKGNGYFEGSTYIVTWALGHLVTHADPEAYSDSYKTWKMEDLPMLPKELKLVVIKKTSKQFHAVKALLNRKDVTEIVIATDAGREGELVARWIIEKAHVHKPIKRLWISSVTDKAIKEGFKKLKNGREYENLYYSAVARAEADWIVGMNATRALTTKHNAQLSSGRVQTPTLAIIAERENEIKQFKPKAYYGLKANTSAGLHLVWQDAKTKDIKTFDKEKIDSLDKQLADKDAVIISADKAYKKTFSPGLYDLTELQRDANKRFGYSAKETLSIMQKLYEQHKVLTYPRTDSRYLSSDIVETLSERVKACGVKPYAKAAMKILQKPIKGNPSFVDDSKVSDHHAIIPTEETVIASAFSDKERKIYDLVVKRFLAVLSPPFEYEQTTITCKIGQETFLAKGKVVLSQGWKEVYEFEADEEKEGLAEQKLPVLNKGDLLKVQSITQTKGETKPPARFNEATLLSAMENPAKYMSGNADLKKVIGETGGLGTVATRADIIEKLFNSFLVEKKGKELFVTSKGRQLLDLVPQDLKSPALTAEWEQKLTQIAKGKLSKQAFIQEMKGYAKTVVQEVKNSDKKFKHDNITGRKCPECGKLLLEVNGKKGKMFVCQDLECGYRKGVSRTTNARCPVCHKKLELRGEGEGQIFVCGCGHREKLSAFTERKKKTQNSKVSKKEVANYMKKQNDELSNPALADALSKLKFD